Below is a genomic region from Micropterus dolomieu isolate WLL.071019.BEF.003 ecotype Adirondacks linkage group LG08, ASM2129224v1, whole genome shotgun sequence.
ATCTCATATCTGATTCAATTACTCTTTTGAATGACAGGcaattgaaatgtattttatatatatatatccatattTGGTTGCTCTTTTCCAGAATTTGACTGGCTCATTTAATACCTCCAAAGAGAGAGACCCCTGTCCCTCAGGAAAGGTAAATGGCACCACAGTTTGTGCactttcagcaccatggacagggTAATAATGACTGAGACTGCTGTGGGTTTCATGAGAACCTGTCACTTAATCTGCCTTTGTGGAAGAATTCCCCGTAGGGAATTATGATGTGTAACTTCAATTCATTGTATAGTACCATCAATGGATGAGCTAGATGCACAATTTCAAACCCTATTTAATTTTCTTCACTTTTTTGGCTACTTTCTCATGACAGGCACGCCGCATCCTGGTTTCCATCTTTGGTATGACACGGCAGATGCGGTGTCAGAGGAGTGGCAAGCAGCAATCTGACCTGGAAAGGCCACTAGTGAGCATGGAGCAGCTCATCATTCACAACTGCAGCCCAGATTATCTGGTAAGGAGAGGGACTATACTTTAGAGAGCTATACTTTATATTGACTAAATGTATCCATTGATTTTCAATATtctcacaataaaaacacagaaaaggatTCCACTCCATACCACCTTCTcttaattaaaataagaaacaataatagATGGGCTAGGGAAATAGTTTGCAAATGGTCTGTTCACAACAAGAATAGGCTACataaacatgaaaagaacaGTATTAAAGCAGATCATTGAAAAACCAACACTTTGCTGCGTGACAATACTTACCGGTTGTTTGGTTTCAGGGGAAAAAAGCCTCTTGTTCAGCTGTCCGGAAAAtaagaggaaagaagagaaggaggatcCGGTTAATTAAAGTTATCAAGGCACTGATCACTTGTTGGCAGAAACTTCAGAGTGTCTACATGCTCTCAAAGTAGGAACATGTTCTGTCTTCCTGGTTCCTGTAAGCTTGTGCTACTTTCTCATGAAGATGAATTTCCAGGTTCACTGCATCAATCAGAGGATATTACATGACCAATGACCCATTGTATTTAGATGGCTGCTTTTCAGATGCGATCTCATGAATGTTTACTTTTGTCAAGTTCTCAGTGTTTTGTGTATTAAAACTATGCCAGACTTTGCATGTCAGCATTGCTCCTTGTTTTATGGAATAGTTTTTTAGTAACCACAGATAAGCTAAGAAAATATCCACAGTgcatttaaaaacttttaaaaagtgcATTTCCCAAGGTCTCTGTTGTTGTAACAAccatttttgtctttgtaagCCATATCTCATCATACGCACGAACTGTTCTTCCATCTGTTATGTTTGGAATATAtgcaatataataaaacaaacttttttaaatgtctgattTCTACTCATAAGATGTTGTGGTACTGTtgttattcatattcatattcatattattattattattattattattattagtagtagtagtagtagtagtggtggtggtggtgcaagTGTAGTAACAACCAAATTagaactttaaaaaaatctttattaacATAATGTACAACAACTTCTTACAAAAGATAATAAagtaaaagacaaataaatcaTAAAGAACTGGTTAAAATAAATCCTTGTAATTAGATAATTTTAACAAAcctatatattataataaaatatttatctaATATAATCAAGTTAGTCTTTTGGAGTGAGATGACAGCCGCACTCCACACAGCACGTGTTCAGCGGAACACTTGTAATGCAGCACTGTTTCCGTCCGGAGCAGAAGACATGTTGCACAGCCTCGACCGTACGATTTCCTAACGATACATAATATCAACAACCAACTACACAAGGGATCGTTGTGGTAAATACGCACCACTACTAACGTTTACAACCGGCAACAGTTTTATTTCCGTAAACGTAACGTTTATTTTGTCGCTTAAGTTACGTTGTTCAGAGACAGCAGCATCACTGTTAACTGTCGGACGTAACTTAACGTTAACAGTTTAGACGAAAGCTTACTGAATGTTTTGAACATGGAAAAACTCTCACGTAACAGATAAAAGCTGGGTTTAGTTCTCGTGTTGCCTGGTTTGTTAGAGTCAGTAAGTTTGAATCAAATAGCCCTTGACAGAGCAGACATGGCCGACAGCAGCAGTGTAGACATGGATCCAGATGTTGCTCGGAGGTTGTTTGAGGAGGGAGCTACCCTGGTGCTCCTGGGTGTTCCTCAGGGCACGGAGCTGGGGATTGACTGCAAGAGCTGGCAGGTTGGTCCCCGCTTCAAGGGTGTGAAGATGATCCCCCCAGGACTGCACTTCCTCTCTTACTGCTCTGTTAACCCGCCAAGCTGTGGAGGAGAAACTGGCCCAAAGATGGGCCTCTTCCTCACTCTCAAACCCAGAGAGATCCTGTTGGCCAACTGGGACCCACAAATAGAAGATCTGGACTTCTCAGCCTCCCGGAATGAAGAGGAGGTGAGCCGGATCAGGGCGACCTTGCGAGACCTGGATCCTTACCTGGGGCCCTATCCGTATGAGGTCATGAGGAAATGGGTTTCCCTCACTGACCGCCTGAGCGAGGAGGTGGTCAGTAACTTGCAGCCTCTCTCAGGTCGAATATGTGCCTTCAGTGACGTCATCCCCGAGGTTCAGTTCAGACACACAAAAGACAGGGCAGAGCAGCCGAGGAACGACACCGCCTGCCAGACCATGAAAGAGGGACTCGACAGGCTCCCCAGGATGAAGCAGAGGGAGGGGACGGAGTTGCGCTTCTCGATTATCCCTGAGAAGACCTACCCTCCTGGGGCTACACCGGCCGAGATCACACAGTGTAGCCTGGACCTGAGCTACGCCCTGGAGACTGTGCTGGAGAAGAACTATGAGCTGCAGCCTCTCAACCTGCTAGGTATGTGTTAGATATACTTTACATTAGATTATGGAAATGCCACACAATTACAttttctatataaataaaacaacctaCATTTTGTCACTTCCCCTCTCAGGTGAGCTGCAGTTTGCCTTTGTGTGTTTCCTGATTGGAAATGTATATGAGGGCTTTGAGCACTGGAAGTGTCTCCTCGCTTTGCTGTGTCGATCAGAGGAGGCCATGCGGAAACGTAAGGAGCTCTACCAGGGGCTCATCGCTGTGCTCTACCACCAGCTCGGAGAAATCCCACCTGACTTCTTTGTCGACATCGTGTCTCAGAACAACTTCCTTACCTCCACACTGCAGGTAAGACACACTAGACAAGTCTGAAGTCCTAGTATTTCAAACCTCTTACTTATCAAGTGTCTCAAGAGTAGCAAGGTGGTCCTACGTGTCCTGAATTTCTCACATTGACGCATATGTGGTCTTACTTTTTTGGCAGTGACTTTCTTTACCCAGTAAAGTAATCTTATCTCCGCCAGAGCTGTCTGAGACTGGTAGAGCTGTCTTAACCTGTTAGGAGTTCCCAGGAGGTAGCAAATGATGTGGAAAATTCAAAAGACATTCCAGTTAGTGTGTAAATGTAGAATGTTGATATTTTTTCAAAAGACGTTTATTTATCTAAAGCATTTCCCATGTGATGTCAATGTCATGAAAAGCTTGGACAGCATCATTATTATAGGACAAGTAGATGAGGACGGTCTACTTTAGGTTCttgaaataaagcagaaatcaATGTAGCTGTGAATACAAGTTTTTATTCTTGTACAAGGACAGACTCCAACTTGAAAATCTTGCAGTAAAATGTGCAGTCTTTGAGTAGTCTCTCAGGAATTTCTCTCTTTTACTGACTAACAAACATTGATTCTCCTCATAACAAAGCTCTGTAGCCTGGTTTTGAACGATTGCTGCATATACTAGTTGAAGATGGTTATGATAGTAGtgtctttattattgttgtcaAGGATGTTCACATTAACAATTGCAAATCATTTTCTCACAGGACTTTTTCCAGTTTGCCAGCGGACCCGGTGTGGACGGCACACTGCGCAAGAGAGCGGAGAAGTTCAAAGCTCACCTGACGAAGAAGTTTCGCTGGGACTTCGATGCAGACCTGGATGACTGTGCCCCTGTGGTGGTGGAGCTGCCAGAAGGGGTCATAGTGGACTGAGACTCTAAAATGGACATGCTGGAACCACAGGCAAGGAACAGGACTGAAATAATCTGACACTGAGGGAAAGCAGTGTAGCCTGGAATTTTATACTAGATCCAAAGGTTCTCAGAAGCCTTGAGGAAATTCGCTGCAATGCCACAGTCCTCCAGATGACCACACACTCTTACTTTCAGTAACACAGGTAGTTCTCTAACAGTGTTGATGGTTGTTACATGTCCGCTGTATATCATCTTGTATACATGCACCATTTATACCCTGTTTTGAAGAAATCACACTTTATTAAGTCATCCTAAGTGTTAAGTAATGGTAAAGCCGCATTATTCTAAATGTCAGTGGTGCCCTCTGGTGGTGGTTTTCTCTAAGCTCCGCAAACAAGTTTTCTTCTATTGCCTGACAGTTTTTAGAACCCCAACTTGCAATACATTTATTGCCAAAATTAACCGCCTACTATTTCTAACCTCACTACTGTAGTTGGTATAAACAAAGTCATATGCAGAACAGAGTTAACTTCATCAATGATGTAGCGCTTAAATGTTCAGTTCACCACATAACTGCATGGATGAAGACGTTCTAAGTGTTAACCTAAATGTCTTAACTGTATAAGAATTCTCGATATACAGGATATTGCTGGAAGAAGAAAAGTAtagtatatatatgtgtgacTGTTGTGATTCTATacttcatttattaaaaataaataatttgttaaatataaatgCTTTTTGTTGCCACACTGTTTAGAAAGTGTTGTGCTTTGTAATGGTAAATTGGTCCAACATAAAGAGCTATTTTCTTCAAAACTTATTGACTAATTCTTACTTTTCTGTGATTTTCCTTTGGGATCCAAATTGCcttgaataaaaacaaacacttctGATCCCAAAAAAAGCCCTGTGGGGCTTCCTGTCTGCTATCTAATGACTAGATCTCATCTCTTTCTCCTCCACAAGATGGCGGTTGTGTGCTTTTTGTAACGATTTGCAACTTAAAAGTTTCTTTCTAAGGACCAGTGTAAATGTACAAACGTGCATTCACACAGAATCAAGCATTGAATGTGCTGGGGAAACtgggttctggttctggttggAATTGGCAGTGGGCACTGTGTACAGCATGACTGTCAGGGTGAATCATTTCATAAGCTTTCTCTTGATGTCAACAAAGATGATTTGTGAGGAGTAACAGGTGGACGACTAAGAGTGGGGTGTACATAGAACAACTGGATCAACTGGATAACATAATTACATGCTGTTTattagctctgtgtgtgtgtcccttctTTGACAGTGATGGATGGGACAAGACTTGTGTAAGCCTGTTGGTCCACCAATCCATTCACTCATTATCTCCTCTGCCCCATCCTGAACTTTTTTCACTCTCCAGTTGGTCGTCAATGCTTTGACGTTTCCCGGCTCCATGAACCGTCTATAACCTTAAAGCTGCTGTGAAAAGGAATAAAGCCATCTAATGTCATTACGTGAATCAATAGAGTCAGGGCCAGTTGATGGAGATCCAAATGCCAATAGAAGAAATCCATTCTCTTCCCAGAAGACAGTTGGTATTGTGCAACGCTCCGCTTTATGATGAAAACTCCCCCTTTGAAAAGTTACGCACATCTTAAAAGAAGATCATCTCTGTATTAGTGGTCCACTCGGAGACCACTGGGGCTCCAGCACTGGTTGGTATTTTCCTTTTCAATGCAATTAGATGGAGAAAATGGCTTGGAACACGTGGTGGAAACATATCGGCACAACATGGAAGGAAACATACACCAATTATTTGTCAATTCATTTTCCTCTCTGGGggtgaaatactgtacattgtCAGTGAAGACAGTCTCAGAAATTACACTGTTGGGACGTCCTTGGCATTCCAGCCCCTCCATTAGTGCTGGAATTACAGAGTACGGCAAGTCAGCGGACGACCCATTAAGTGTCCGGCTTTCCTGTGCCGTATGTACCCCTTCACCCTCAGTTTACGCTCCCCTGCCATGTTCCTGGTATGGcagcctttttttctttaatatcccttatttgttttgtttggtgtGGCTGCCCAGGGGACTGAAGCACGCTGGGAAACGGACTGCGATGATTGTGAACATCCTCAAATACAACCAGGCTCTGTCAGTCATGGTGGAGTATTCTCTCCATTGGATGTGAGCTGGCCCTTTCCATGGTGGTTCCCCCTGCTAGCATAAAAACACAGGcccctctgtttctttctcactcactcccccccccccccatcatgATAGCAAGGAGGATagatgttggtgtgtgtgtgtatgtctgtgcgTGTGCGACATCTTGACCGAGCATTGACTCTGGTTTTAATATTAACTATTGTTGACTGAACAGATCAGGTGTTTGATCATGTGTGTATGGAATGACTCAATTATTAATTGACCCAGTGGCTTCTGATCAGCCAAGCACCTGCGATAAATGGGTAAATTAGA
It encodes:
- the aar2 gene encoding protein AAR2 homolog → MADSSSVDMDPDVARRLFEEGATLVLLGVPQGTELGIDCKSWQVGPRFKGVKMIPPGLHFLSYCSVNPPSCGGETGPKMGLFLTLKPREILLANWDPQIEDLDFSASRNEEEVSRIRATLRDLDPYLGPYPYEVMRKWVSLTDRLSEEVVSNLQPLSGRICAFSDVIPEVQFRHTKDRAEQPRNDTACQTMKEGLDRLPRMKQREGTELRFSIIPEKTYPPGATPAEITQCSLDLSYALETVLEKNYELQPLNLLGELQFAFVCFLIGNVYEGFEHWKCLLALLCRSEEAMRKRKELYQGLIAVLYHQLGEIPPDFFVDIVSQNNFLTSTLQDFFQFASGPGVDGTLRKRAEKFKAHLTKKFRWDFDADLDDCAPVVVELPEGVIVD